The following coding sequences are from one Arachis hypogaea cultivar Tifrunner chromosome 7, arahy.Tifrunner.gnm2.J5K5, whole genome shotgun sequence window:
- the LOC112702079 gene encoding polyamine oxidase 2: MESRVKSNSQLRRADCFGKVDGQLQRSPSVIVIGGGMAGVAAARALHDASIQVVLLESRERLGGRIHTDYSFGFPVDLGASWLHGVCKENPLAPLIGRLGLPLYRTSEDNSVLYDHDLESYALFDMDGIQVPQELVKKVGKVFEMILEETDKVRQELSEDISILQALSIVFERKPEFRLEGLAHKVLQWYLCRMEGWFAADSDTISLKCWDQEELLPGGHGLMVRGYLPVIHTLAKGLDIRLGHRVSKIERRYNGVKVTVENGETFIADAAVVAVPLGVLKAKSIKFEPKLPDWKEAAIADLGVGIENKIILHFENVFWPNVEFLGVVAETSYGCSYFLNLHKAAGHPVLVYMPAGRLAKDIEKMSDEAAANFAFMQLKKILPDASSPIQYLVSRWGTDVNSLGSYSYDAVGKPHDLYERLRVPVDNLFFAGEATSALYPGSVHGAFSTAMMAAEDCRMRVLERYGELDLFQPVMGEEALSIPLLISRL; this comes from the exons ATGGAGTCTCGAGTTAAGAGCAATTCTCAATTGCGCAGAG CTGATTGCTTTGGAAAGGTTGATGGGCAGTTGCAGAGGTCACCATCTGTTATTGTCATTGGTGGTGGCATGGCTGGGGTTGCTGCGGCTCGGGCACTTCATGATGCTTCAATTCAG GTTGTCCTCTTAGAGTCGAGGGAAAGACTTGGTGGCCGGATTCATACTGATTATTCTTTTGGCTTCCCTGTTGACCTAGGAGCATCATG GTTGCATGGAGTTTGCAAGGAGAATCCACTGGCTCCATTGATTGGGAGGCTTGGATTACCTCTTTACCGTACAAGTGAGGATAACTCTGTCCTATATGACCATGATTTGGAAAG CTATGCACTTTTTGATATGGATGGTATTCAAGTTCCCCAAGAACTTGTAAAAAAAGTTGGTAAAGTATTTGAGATGATTTTAGAGGAG ACAGATAAAGTCCGACAGGAACTCAGTGAAGACATATCCATACTCCAGGCACTTTCAATTGTTTTCGAAAGAAAGCCAGAATTCAG GTTAGAGGGGCTTGCCCACAAGGTGCTCCAGTGGTATTTGTGCAGAATGGAGGGTTGGTTTGCTGCAGATTCGGATACCATATCACTCAAATGTTGGGATCAG GAAGAATTGCTTCCTGGTGGTCATGGTCTTATGGTCAGGGGATACCTGCCTGTTATACACACATTGGCTAAGGGTCTTGACATTCGCCTGGGACATAG GGTCTCAAAAATCGAAAGGCGATATAATGGAGTAAAGGTGACAGTGGAAAACGGAGAGACATTTATTGCCGATGCTGCTGTTGTTGCTGTACCTCTTGGGGTGTTGAAAGCAAAGAGCATAAAGTTCGAGCCGAAGCTCCCTGATTGGAAAGAGGCTGCCATTGCTGACCTTGGGGTTGGGATTGAgaacaaaataattttacactttGAGAATGTGTTTTGGCCTAATGTGGAGTTCTTGGGAGTGGTTGCTGAGACATCTTATGGATGCAGTTACTTTCTCAATCTCCACAAGGCCGCAGGTCACCCTGTTCTTGTTTACATGCCTGCTGGGCGGCTGGCCAAAGACATTGAGAAAATGTCTGATGAAGCAGCTGCTAACTTCGCTTTCATGCAGCTCAAGAAGATCCTTCCAGATGCTTCCTCCCCG ATTCAGTATCTTGTGTCACGGTGGGGAACAGATGTTAATTCATTAGGCTCTTATAGTTATGATGCAGTTGGGAAGCCACATGATCTGTACGAGAGGCTGAGAGTGCCTGTAGATAACTTATTCTTTGCAGGGGAAGCAACAAGCGCGCTCTATCCGGGGTCCGTGCATGGGGCATTCTCTACTGCGATGATGGCAGCAGAGGACTGCAGGATGCGCGTTCTGGAGCGATATGGGGAGCTTGATCTGTTCCAGCCTGTGATGGGAGAGGAGGCTCTGTCCATACCTCTTCTGATATCACGTTTGTAA
- the LOC112702080 gene encoding protein DETOXIFICATION 41, translated as MISETQRTMGSVEYQPLLDSNTKVSALSADAIEDFLEYKPIEARWWLKLVAWESRLLWLLSGSSIIVSVSNYMLSFVTLMFTGHLGSLELAGASIASVGIQGLAYGIMLGMASAVQTVCGQAYGAAKHAAMGVILQRAIILHLGAAVLLTFLYWFSGPFLKAIGQSDSIAEQAQIFARGLIIQLYAFAVTCPMQRFLQAQNIVNPLAYMSVGVFLLHVLLSWLVVFVLDYGLLGAALTLSFSWCILAFLNALYIFLSPRCNQTWTGFTLKAFKGIWPYFKLTLASAIMLCLEIWYNQGIGLISGLLPNPTLSLDTISICMYYLNCDMQFMLGLSAAASVRVSNELGAAHPRIAKFSVFVVNGTSVAISIVFCAIVLIFRVGLSKLFTTDSEVIEGVSSMTPLLVISVFLNGIQPILSGVAIGSGWQDIVAYVNLFCYYVIGLTVGCILGFKTSLGVAGIWWGMILGVFIQTVTLIILTARTNWDAEVEKTVARIKRSAEDETLDQLVTDA; from the exons ATGATTAGTGAGACACAGAGAACCATGGGGTCTGTGGAGTACCAACCATTGCTAGACTCAAACACAAAGGTTTCAGCTTTGTCAGCTGATGCCATTGAGGATTTCTTGGAATACAAGCCAATCGAGGCGCGATGGTGGCTGAAGCTTGTTGCTTGGGAGTCAAGGCTCCTCTGGCTCCTCTCTGGTTCTTCCATTATTGTGTCCGTTTCCAATTACATGCTAAGCTTTGTAACATTGATGTTTACTGGCCATTTGGGGTCTCTAGAGCTTGCTGGAGCTTCCATAGCTAGTGTTGGAATTCAAGGTCTTGCTTATGGAATTATG TTGGGGATGGCGAGTGCAGTGCAAACAGTGTGTGGTCAGGCCTATGGAGCTGCGAAACATGCGGCAATGGGAGTCATATTGCAAAGAGCAATCATCCTACACTTAGGTGCAGCTGTGCTACTCACATTCCTCTATTGGTTCTCAGGGCCTTTTCTAAAAGCCATAGGTCAATCAGACAGCATAGCCGAGCAGGCGCAGATTTTCGCCCGAGGACTAATCATTCAGCTCTACGCATTCGCAGTAACCTGTCCAATGCAGAGGTTCCTGCAAGCACAGAACATAGTGAATCCTTTGGCATACATGTCAGTTGGTGTGTTCCTTCTGCATGTTCTTCTGAGTTGGCTAGTTGTCTTTGTTTTGGACTATGGACTTCTTGGTGCAGCACTCACTCTCAGCTTTTCTTGGTGCATTCTTGCTTTCTTGAATGCTCTCTACATTTTTCTTAGCCCAAGGTGCAACCAAACTTGGACTGGTTTTACTTTAAAAGCCTTCAAAGGAATTTGGCCTTATTTCAAGCTCACACTTGCTTCTGCTATCATGTTATG TTTGGAGATATGGTACAATCAAGGAATAGGGCTTATATCAGGTCTGCTCCCAAATCCAACACTCTCACTGGACACAATTTCAATTTG TATGTACTACTTGAACTGTGACATGCAATTTATGTTAGGACTTAGTGCAGCAGCAAG TGTGAGAGTTAGCAATGAATTAGGAGCAGCACATCCAAGAATAGCAAAATTTTCAGTGTTTGTAGTGAATGGAACAAGCGTTGCAATCAGTATAGTATTTTGTGCCATTGTCTTGATCTTCAGGGTTGGTTTGAGCAAGCTTTTCACTACTGACTCTGAAGTCATTGAAGGTGTTTCTAGCATGACTCCATTGTTAGTCATATCTGTTTTCCTTAATGGCATTCAACCTATACTCTCAG GAGTTGCAATTGGAAGTGGATGGCAAGATATAGTTGCTTATGTAAACTTGTTTTGTTACTATGTCATTGGTCTTACTGTTGGATGTATCCTTGGCTTCAAAACATCTTTAGGAGTAGCT GGTATCTGGTGGGGAATGATCCTTGGAGTTTTTATACAAACAGTAACTCTTATAATTCTGACTGCCAGAACAAATTGGGATGCTGAG GTTGAGAAAACTGTCGCTCGAATCAAGAGATCTGCAGAAGATGAAACCTTGGATCAATTGGTTACTGATGCTTAG